One Malania oleifera isolate guangnan ecotype guangnan chromosome 9, ASM2987363v1, whole genome shotgun sequence DNA segment encodes these proteins:
- the LOC131164158 gene encoding bifunctional adenosine 5'-phosphosulfate phosphorylase/adenylylsulfatase HINT4 isoform X1 yields the protein MAGASSRCIFCQIALSSTSTTLLHSDERVVAFEDINPSAFRHYLVVPVEHISTVHDLQRRTEDYSLVSHMLNVGQTLLRRDAPQCEKYRFGFHQPPLNSVNHLHLHCLALPFTPRWKHMKYLSLGRLGGFIEAEKLLEKIKPLSLIPS from the exons ATGGCGGGAGCATCCTCACGCTGCATATTCTGTCAAATTGCCCTGTCTTCCACTTCCACCACTCTTCTCCACTCC GATGAGAGGGTTGTGGCATTTGAAGACATTAATCCGTCCGCGTTCAG GCATTACTTGGTTGTTCCTGTGGAGCACATTTCAACTGTCCATGATCTCCAAAGGAGAACTGAAGACTATTCGCTGG TAAGCCACATGTTAAATGTGGGGCAAACTCTATTACGCAGGGATGCACCTCAATGCGAGAAGTACAG GTTTGGCTTTCATCAGCCTCCATTGAACTCTGTTAACCATCTACATCTACACTGTTTGGCACTTCCTTTCACACCCAG ATGGAAACATATGAAATACTTATCTTTGGGACGGCTTGGCGGATTTATTGAAGCCGAGAAGCTGTTGGAGAAGATAAAGCCATTATCTCTGATCCCTTCATAG
- the LOC131164158 gene encoding bifunctional adenosine 5'-phosphosulfate phosphorylase/adenylylsulfatase HINT4 isoform X2, with product MAGASSRCIFCQIALSSTSTTLLHSDERVVAFEDINPSAFRHYLVVPVEHISTVHDLQRRTEDYSLVSHMLNVGQTLLRRDAPQCEKYRFGFHQPPLNSVNHLHLHCLALPFTPRSINFCTFNFTNYSISHLPAPGAVLLGHGEGKDL from the exons ATGGCGGGAGCATCCTCACGCTGCATATTCTGTCAAATTGCCCTGTCTTCCACTTCCACCACTCTTCTCCACTCC GATGAGAGGGTTGTGGCATTTGAAGACATTAATCCGTCCGCGTTCAG GCATTACTTGGTTGTTCCTGTGGAGCACATTTCAACTGTCCATGATCTCCAAAGGAGAACTGAAGACTATTCGCTGG TAAGCCACATGTTAAATGTGGGGCAAACTCTATTACGCAGGGATGCACCTCAATGCGAGAAGTACAG GTTTGGCTTTCATCAGCCTCCATTGAACTCTGTTAACCATCTACATCTACACTGTTTGGCACTTCCTTTCACACCCAG AAGCATCAATTTCTGTACTTTCAATTTTACCAACTACTCAATCAGCCACTTACCAGCACCAGGTGCGGTACTCCTCGGCCATGGGGAAGGAAAGGATTTATAG